The proteins below come from a single Oncorhynchus tshawytscha isolate Ot180627B linkage group LG22, Otsh_v2.0, whole genome shotgun sequence genomic window:
- the rcc2 gene encoding protein RCC2 homolog, with the protein MPRKKVTEVSGNGGIKRKRAGGKKKEREFSSDDEFDDYEEQENTKKPGKPAAKSGLQPVTVPDDIKEKIKLDLPKVKGQLLIFGATNWDLIGRKEVPKAQAAFRNLGQNLWGPHRYGCLNDVQVSSVVSGPCAAHSLLITTEGKLWSWGRNEKGQLGHGDTKRLEAPKLIEALADEVVVAAACGRNHTLALTEGGTAYSFGENKLGQLGQGNQTDAVLSPAPIQYNGQPLVKVACGAEFSMVVDCKGNLYSFGCPEYGQLGHNSDGKFIARAQRIEFDCETIARRVTIFIEKSKDGQVTPVPNVVVRDVACGGNHTLILDSQKRVFSWGFGGYGRLGHTEQKDEMVPRLVKLFDFPGRGASQIYTGYQCSFAVNEMGGLFFWGVTNTSRESTMYPKAVQDLCGWKVRSLACGKSSIVIAADDSTISWGPSPTFGELGYGDNKAKSSTTAQEVKSLDGVYAEQVVMGYAHSLVIARQDTPQEQEKLKKLPEYNPRTL; encoded by the exons ATGCCACGCAAGAAGGTAACTGAAGTCTCTGGAAATGGTGGGATCAAGAGGAAGAGGGCAGGAGGCAAAAAGAAGGAAAGGGAGTTCAGCAGTGATGATGAATTTGATGATTATGAAGAGCAGGAGAACACAAAGAAACCTGGCAAGCCTGCTGCAAAGTCAGGCCTTCAACCAGTCACTGTGCCTGATGACATTAAAGAAAAAATA AAACTTGACTTACCTAAAGTCAAAGGTCAACTGCTCATTTTCGGGGCCACCAACTGGGATCTCATTGGAAGGAAAGAGGTTCCGAAAGCACAAG CAGCCTTCAGGAACCTAGGCCAGAACCTGTGGGGTCCTCACCGTTATGGCTGCCTGAATGACGTGCAGGTCAGCAGTGTGGTGTCTGGGCCGTGTGCCGCCCACAGCCTCCTCATCACCACAGAGGGCAAGCTCTGGAGCTGGG GTCGAAATGAAAAGGGTCAGCTGGGTCACGGGGACACTAAGCGCCTGGAGGCCCCAAAGCTGATTGAGGCCCTCGCAGAcgaggtggtggtggctgcagccTGTGGACGCAACCACACCCTGGCATTGACTGAGGGTGGCACCGCCTACTCGTTTGGCGAGAACAAACTGGGTCAGCTGGGCCAGGGGAACCAAACTGATGCAGTCCTCAGTCCAGCCCCG ATCCAGTACAACGGGCAGCCCTTGGTTAAGGTGGCGTGTGGGGCAGAGTTCAGCATGGTGGTGGACTGCAAAGGGAACCTTTACTCGTTCGGATGCCCAGAGTATGGCCAGCTAG GACACAACTCTGATGGAAAGTTCATTGCCCGCGCCCAGCGCATTGAGTTCGACTGTGAGACCATTGCACGTCGCGTGACCATCTTCATCGAGAAGAGTAAGGATGGCCAGGTGACGCCCGTACCCAACGTGGTAGTCCGAGATGTCGCCTGCGGAGGCAATCACACG CTGATATTGGATTCTCAGAAGCGAGTGTTTTCCTGGGGCTTTGGTGGCTATGGGCGGCTGGGTCACACAGAGCAGAAGGACGAGATGGTGCCCAGACTGGTGAAGCTCTTTGACTTCCCCGGGCGTGGGGCATCCCAAATCTACACTGGCTACCAGTGCTCCTTCGCTGTCAATGAAATGG GGGGGCTGTTTTTCTGGGGGGTCACAAATACCTCGCGGGAATCTACCATGTACCCCAAGGCTGTACAGGACCTGTGTGGATGGAAGGTCCGCAGTCTGGCCTGCGGGAAAAGCAGCATCGTTATCGCTGCAGACGACAGCACCATCAGTTGGGGACCCTCCCCTACCTTTGGCGAGCTG GGTTACGGTGACAACAAGGCCAAGTCCTCCACTACTGCTCAGGAGGTTAAGAGCCTGGATGGAGTTTACGCTGAACAG GTGGTGATGGGATATGCACACTCCCTGGTCATCGCCAGACAGGACACTCCACAGGAACAAGAGAAGCTCAAGAAGCTGCCAGAGTACAACCCACGCACACTCTAA